CATCGTGATCCCACAGCAGGACATGGATTCTATCCTGGCGCAGCAGCGCATGGGAGCGTCAGGCGCCATCAATCCCGATACGGCGGCCCAGATGGGACAGGTCCTGGGATTGAATGCTATCGTGACCGGGGCGGTCACTGCCTATTCCGAGGCTGAAGAGGGCTCTGATTATCTCGTAGCCAAAAGCAAGAAGCAGATCGCACGGGTTACCGTCGATTATCGCATTGTCGACACGACAACGGGCGTCCAGATCATGGCCGATTCGGGGGCAGGCATCTACTCAAAATCCGTAAGCAGGGTTCTTGGCATGGGGTCCAAGGCCGGCTATGACCCCGATCTTCGAGACGGGGCGCTCAGGGACGCCCTGACCAAGGCGATGGTCAACATGATGCAGAAACTCGGCACCCGGAGGTGGACCGGCCGGATCGCCCAGGTTGACGGCGACAGTCTCTACATCAATGCCGGTCAGAAGTCCGGCCTGAACGTCGGAGACAAGCTGAAGATTTTCCGGGCGGGAAAGGACATCATTGATCCTGTCACGAAGGTGAAACTGGGCACCACGGAAAGTCCCATTGGCGAAGCCATTGTCCAGCAGAACGACCTCGGAGATTCGGCGGACCTGTCGATTGCCGCTCCAAGGTCCGGGACCGGATTCAGGCCGGGGGACATTGTCAAGCTGGCTAAATAGGAAGATCAGCTGTTTTGCGCAGAAAGGATACGGGTATGATGAAACGTCTCACGCATCGATTCCTTGTGTTCGCGGCGGTGTTTGCGCTGAGCAACGCGTTGGTTGCAACGGCTGCTGAACAGCCAGGAACCCGGAAGGAGGCAATCGTCACGGCCCTGGACGGGACCGCCCAGGTCTTTACGAAGGGCAGGCCGGGAGGCAGGGCGCTCAGGAAGGGCGATCGGCTCGGAAGTGAGCATGAGATCCGGGTAGGGGAGCGGTCGAGGATCGAGATCCGTTTCCCCGACGGGACGGTGATGAGGCTGTCGGAGAAGACACACCTGGCGATGAGCGAGCTGAAGTACGACAGCAAGACCGAAAGCAAGAACGTTCAGGTGAGTCTTGCCGTAGGAAAGCTCTGGGCGAACGTGAGAAAGCTGATGACGCCGGATTCATCGGTGGAGGTCAAAACCAGCAACGCCGTTGCGGGCGTACGCGGGACGGTGTATCGCGTGAACGTGGAGGAAGACCAGAGTGCACTGGTCAAGGTCTATGATGGTTCGGTCTCTGTTGCCAGCCCTCCGAAGGACGGCGCGAACAGGCAGCAGGTCCCCTATACCGCCCCGGTGCCGGTCCCCGGTCCGCACGAGGTGCCTCCGCCCATGCATGAGGTCACCCTGGAAGAATGGCATGTTATCGTGAAGGCCATGCAGCAGGTCTCCATTTCGTCCCAAGGTGTTGCATCAGAGCCGCAGGAGTTCGATCCCAAAGCTGATGCCGATGACTGGGTAAAATGGAACCAGGAGCGGGACCGGCAGATGAAGTTCTGATTACATGCGCTCCAACGGTTCGAGAGGCTCCTCCCGGCAGGGAGGGGCCTTTTTTATGGTCCGGGAAAGAGGCAAAGTGCTTGACTCTGGCCCGGCGTCATGGTATAACCTCAAAGTTGAAAATGGTTTTCAATATCAGAATATGCACAAACGGGCATCGGAACAATTAGCGGCGTACCTCGCGGGCAAGGGGCTGAAGTCCACCCATCAGCGCGACCGGATCCTCCGGATCTTCGTCGACGCGGGCAGGCACGTCAGCGCGGAAGAGCTGTATGCCCGGGTCAGGAAGGCTCAGCCGGGCATCGGGTACGCCACGGTCTACCGAACGCTGCGGCTGCTCGCCGGGGCCGGGATGGCAGAGGAGCGCAGGTTCGAGGACGGCTTCACCCGGTACGAGTACAAGGCATCGGACGGCGGCCATCACGACCATCTCATCTGCACACGGTGCGGGGAGATCGTTGAGTTCGAGAACGGACGGATCGAAGCGCTGCAGGAGGATGTTGCCCGGAAACGGGGTTTTCAGGTTCAGAGCCATAAACTTGAGATTTACGGCCTGTGCAGGAGTTGCCAGGGAAGAAAACAGAAACAGCAGCCTGCGGGATGAGCTTACGTTCAAGGAGCGGTTTATTTCATGCATGACCATGGTTCCCAGGAAAAAGAGCGGGATCGCGATTCGAGTCTTCACAAAATTCTTCTGATCGGCAACCCGAACGTGGGAAAAAGCGCGCTCTTCGGCCTCCTGACGGGAAGATATGTTACGGTGTCCAATTATCCGGGCACAACCGTGGAGGTGACGTACGGCAACGCTGTTCTCAATAAAACGCGGAGCCTCGTTATCGATACACCGGGCGTCAACAGCCTGGTGCCAATGTCCGAAGACGAGAAGGTAACGAGGGACATCCTCCTTACCGACCGAGCCGGCGTTGTGGTGCAGGTTGCGGACACCAAGAACCTGCGCCGGGGCCTCCTGATCACCCTGCAACTCGCGGAAATGGGCATTCCGTTCATTCTCGATCTTAATATGGACGACGAGGCAAAGAGCCGTGGTATCATGATCGACCAGGAAAAGCTTGCCCGTATTCTGGGCGTAGAGGTCGTCAAGACCGTTGCCATCAGGAGAAGCGGTATTGATAAGCTTTTGAAGGGCCTCCAGCATCCCAGACCGTCATCGATCTCTGTCCGGCACGAAGACGTCATTGAAGGCGGTATCAGGGACGTTTCCGCACTTCTTCCCGAGGCGTACATATCCCGGCGCGCACTCGCACTCATGATCCTTGCCGGCGATGAAAGCCTCAAAGCGTGGCTCCACGCGAACCTGCAGGACCATGTGATCGTTGAGATCGAGAAGATACGGCAGGATATCCAGTCGAAATACAACAACTCTCTCGGCTATCTCATCAATCAACGCCGCATGAAGAAGGCAGACGAGCTCCTCGCGCAGGTAACGACCCGCCACGAAGCGGGAAAAGGTTCGGCAATCGCATTTCATCTCGGCAGGCTGTCCATGCATCCGTTCTATGGCCTGCCGGTTCTGCTCGGTGTACTTTATCTCGTATATCAATTCGTAGGCGTGCTCGGGGCGGGGACGGCTGTCAACTTTTTGGAAAAGACCGTTTTCGGAGATTATCTGAATCCCTGGGCCACGAAGATCGTCGATGTTGTGTTCCCGTTCAAGTTCGTGCAGGAATTGCTGGTTGGCGACTACGGTCTTATCACCATGGCGCTCACATATTCAGTTGCGATCGTGCTTCCCATCGTGGGGTTCTTCTT
This Nitrospirota bacterium DNA region includes the following protein-coding sequences:
- a CDS encoding Fur family transcriptional regulator; translation: MHKRASEQLAAYLAGKGLKSTHQRDRILRIFVDAGRHVSAEELYARVRKAQPGIGYATVYRTLRLLAGAGMAEERRFEDGFTRYEYKASDGGHHDHLICTRCGEIVEFENGRIEALQEDVARKRGFQVQSHKLEIYGLCRSCQGRKQKQQPAG
- a CDS encoding FecR family protein — translated: MMKRLTHRFLVFAAVFALSNALVATAAEQPGTRKEAIVTALDGTAQVFTKGRPGGRALRKGDRLGSEHEIRVGERSRIEIRFPDGTVMRLSEKTHLAMSELKYDSKTESKNVQVSLAVGKLWANVRKLMTPDSSVEVKTSNAVAGVRGTVYRVNVEEDQSALVKVYDGSVSVASPPKDGANRQQVPYTAPVPVPGPHEVPPPMHEVTLEEWHVIVKAMQQVSISSQGVASEPQEFDPKADADDWVKWNQERDRQMKF
- a CDS encoding CsgG/HfaB family protein, with product MVILKRFLVITLCTIAAVCAVTTTSGCAPRMKGQTKDDTTLTKTSKELPQTSDVNEYRGPKLRVGVVNFQNKTPSKVLGIGEAAADILGTILQKTDRFIVIPQQDMDSILAQQRMGASGAINPDTAAQMGQVLGLNAIVTGAVTAYSEAEEGSDYLVAKSKKQIARVTVDYRIVDTTTGVQIMADSGAGIYSKSVSRVLGMGSKAGYDPDLRDGALRDALTKAMVNMMQKLGTRRWTGRIAQVDGDSLYINAGQKSGLNVGDKLKIFRAGKDIIDPVTKVKLGTTESPIGEAIVQQNDLGDSADLSIAAPRSGTGFRPGDIVKLAK
- the feoB gene encoding ferrous iron transport protein B — translated: MHDHGSQEKERDRDSSLHKILLIGNPNVGKSALFGLLTGRYVTVSNYPGTTVEVTYGNAVLNKTRSLVIDTPGVNSLVPMSEDEKVTRDILLTDRAGVVVQVADTKNLRRGLLITLQLAEMGIPFILDLNMDDEAKSRGIMIDQEKLARILGVEVVKTVAIRRSGIDKLLKGLQHPRPSSISVRHEDVIEGGIRDVSALLPEAYISRRALALMILAGDESLKAWLHANLQDHVIVEIEKIRQDIQSKYNNSLGYLINQRRMKKADELLAQVTTRHEAGKGSAIAFHLGRLSMHPFYGLPVLLGVLYLVYQFVGVLGAGTAVNFLEKTVFGDYLNPWATKIVDVVFPFKFVQELLVGDYGLITMALTYSVAIVLPIVGFFFIAFGILEDSGYLPRLAVMVNKIFKIMGLNGKAVLPMVLGLGCDTMATLTTRILETRKERILVTLLLALGVPCSAQLGVVLGMVSGISGYATAIWIGTVVLVMLLVGYLAARAIPGEPSDFVLELPPIRVPQLTNILVKTLARVQWYLKEAVPLFILGTFILFVGHKVGALEYMQKLTDPIVVNFLGLPSKAAEAFVIGFLRRDYGAAGLFVLAKQGMLDPIQIVVSLVVITLFVPCIANFFMMVKEQGMRAALYMVAFIFPFAFAVGGALNWLLRALNVAL